A single genomic interval of Gemmatimonadota bacterium harbors:
- a CDS encoding VWA domain-containing protein: MSIGFDFPWIAVVAALLPLGTVALFTMAQRRRMQRLARLGGPAALERLAPVEARRSPLWRTARVATAVSLIALGVAGPRWGMGTAIVRTEGVDVVLAIDASLSMLATDELPSRLERLKREVRVFRAAAPGNRVALLAFAGRSYILSPLTNDDGAVDLFLDNLDPSVVGQPGTALAPTITQGVDLLRAARGSAGRALVIMSDGEAFDDKAASLAAARGARDNEIAIVTVGFGTEAGGQIPLADGSAVVPKRDEAGQIVITRYDPAMLRDIAAAAQGEFIPAGTSDRGTRIQQALRRLDSQQRDVQEGRSRPLHLVLFLFPALLLLLLDAWRADGGTFALARRWFRFVAPVALLALLTLLVPQVVVAQSDPMDHFKAGRFVQAARAWKQKIAEGDKRPATLYNLGTALLAADSINSSIDALERAASAPDASVRQRALYNLGLAHLRRAQRGGADVDAVREANVAAAAYRTLLLQRNDDADARWNYELALRVRQQNGGGGSSNKDNQQPQQQRSRPEERQGMSRQQAEQLLAAAQRDEKESQAKRQRGTRQERAPGGKDW; this comes from the coding sequence ATGAGCATCGGCTTCGATTTCCCGTGGATCGCGGTGGTGGCCGCTCTGTTGCCGCTTGGAACGGTGGCGCTCTTTACAATGGCGCAGCGGCGCCGGATGCAGCGCTTGGCGCGGCTCGGCGGCCCGGCTGCTCTAGAGCGATTGGCGCCTGTCGAGGCACGACGGTCGCCGCTTTGGCGCACCGCCCGTGTGGCGACGGCGGTGTCATTGATCGCGCTCGGTGTGGCGGGACCGCGGTGGGGGATGGGCACGGCGATCGTGCGTACGGAGGGCGTGGACGTGGTGCTGGCGATTGACGCGTCGCTCTCGATGCTCGCGACCGATGAACTGCCGAGCCGACTCGAACGCCTCAAGCGCGAAGTGCGCGTATTCCGCGCCGCGGCTCCCGGCAATCGCGTGGCCTTGTTGGCCTTTGCCGGACGAAGCTACATCCTCTCGCCACTCACGAATGACGACGGGGCGGTGGATCTGTTCCTCGACAACCTCGACCCCTCGGTCGTCGGCCAGCCCGGCACGGCACTCGCGCCCACCATCACGCAGGGTGTGGATCTCCTCCGTGCGGCGCGCGGCTCGGCGGGACGTGCGCTCGTGATCATGAGCGATGGCGAAGCATTTGACGATAAAGCCGCATCGCTTGCCGCCGCCCGCGGCGCAAGAGACAATGAGATTGCCATCGTGACGGTTGGTTTTGGAACTGAAGCGGGGGGGCAGATCCCCTTGGCCGACGGCTCCGCCGTTGTGCCAAAACGCGACGAAGCCGGGCAAATCGTCATCACGCGTTACGACCCCGCCATGCTACGCGACATCGCCGCTGCGGCGCAGGGCGAATTCATTCCGGCGGGAACCTCCGATCGCGGCACGCGCATCCAGCAAGCGTTGCGCCGACTCGACAGTCAGCAGCGTGACGTGCAAGAAGGGCGCTCGCGTCCGCTGCATCTTGTCCTGTTTCTCTTTCCTGCGCTTCTGCTGTTGCTCCTCGATGCGTGGCGCGCCGACGGCGGAACGTTCGCGCTCGCTCGCCGCTGGTTCCGTTTCGTGGCGCCCGTCGCGCTTCTCGCGCTTCTCACGCTACTCGTGCCGCAGGTCGTCGTCGCGCAGAGCGACCCCATGGATCACTTCAAGGCTGGACGATTCGTGCAGGCCGCGCGGGCATGGAAGCAGAAGATCGCCGAGGGCGACAAGCGCCCTGCAACATTGTACAACCTCGGCACCGCGCTCCTCGCTGCCGATTCGATCAACTCGTCCATTGACGCACTCGAACGCGCCGCATCAGCGCCCGATGCGTCCGTGCGGCAACGCGCGCTCTACAACCTCGGGTTGGCGCATCTTCGTCGTGCACAGCGCGGCGGTGCGGACGTCGACGCCGTGCGTGAGGCAAATGTCGCCGCCGCGGCGTATCGGACATTGCTCCTCCAGCGCAACGACGATGCCGACGCACGCTGGAACTACGAGCTCGCGTTGCGCGTGCGCCAGCAGAATGGCGGAGGCGGGAGTTCCAACAAAGACAATCAGCAACCGCAACAGCAGCGCTCGCGCCCTGAGGAACGGCAGGGGATGAGCCGTCAGCAGGCGGAGCAACTGCTCGCCGCGGCGCAGCGCGACGAAAAAGAATCGCAGGCCAAGCGCCAGCGGGGAACGCGTCAGGAGCGTGCACCGGGAGGAAAGGACTGGTGA
- a CDS encoding VWA domain-containing protein has translation MRFGWFDFGEPLWLLALLVLALWLWWRRRRTPVAILFSRVEVLATGPSTGRWTARVLLAARVLAIAGTVIALARPRAGARVEQVSGDGISIMLAIDLSSSMLAEDFQPQNRLEVAKDRVKQFISGRVVDQVGLVAFSGEALTQVPLTIDYPVLLAAVDNLQPGQLEDGTAIGTAIATSVNRLRGAPGRSKVLILLTDGVNNRGTIDPRTAAQSAAAMGVRIYTIGVGTEGMAPVPVGRGVFGLRYELRPVELDEPLLEYIATTSGGRYFRARDGQALQRIYQQIDQLERSPIHAKRFVRYRELFRWPLTIALLALMLEIGLVALRGPLP, from the coding sequence ATGCGGTTTGGATGGTTTGACTTCGGCGAGCCGCTCTGGCTGCTAGCACTCCTGGTGCTGGCCCTCTGGCTCTGGTGGCGCCGCCGTCGCACGCCGGTCGCGATTTTGTTTTCGCGCGTGGAGGTGCTCGCTACGGGCCCTTCGACGGGGCGGTGGACGGCCCGCGTGTTACTGGCGGCTCGTGTGCTCGCGATTGCCGGCACGGTGATCGCCCTCGCGAGGCCGCGCGCGGGCGCGCGTGTCGAGCAGGTGAGCGGCGACGGCATCAGCATTATGCTGGCGATTGATTTGTCGAGTTCGATGCTGGCAGAAGACTTTCAGCCGCAGAACCGTCTGGAGGTCGCGAAGGATCGCGTGAAGCAATTCATTAGCGGGCGCGTCGTCGATCAAGTCGGGCTCGTCGCGTTCTCGGGCGAGGCGCTGACGCAGGTGCCGCTGACCATCGATTATCCCGTGCTCTTGGCAGCGGTCGACAACTTACAGCCGGGTCAACTCGAAGACGGAACGGCCATCGGCACGGCCATTGCCACCTCGGTGAATCGCCTGCGGGGTGCGCCAGGACGTTCCAAGGTGCTCATCTTGCTCACCGATGGTGTGAACAATCGTGGCACCATCGACCCTCGCACGGCCGCGCAGTCGGCGGCGGCGATGGGCGTGCGCATCTATACGATTGGCGTTGGTACCGAGGGCATGGCGCCGGTGCCAGTGGGGCGCGGTGTCTTTGGCCTGCGCTATGAACTGCGGCCGGTGGAACTCGACGAGCCACTGCTCGAGTACATCGCCACCACGAGCGGCGGGCGATACTTCCGCGCGCGCGACGGCCAGGCGTTGCAGCGCATCTATCAGCAGATCGACCAACTCGAGCGCTCTCCGATTCACGCGAAGCGGTTCGTGCGCTATCGCGAGCTGTTCCGGTGGCCACTGACCATCGCCCTCTTGGCACTCATGCTCGAGATCGGCCTCGTCGCGCTGCGGGGGCCGCTCCCATGA
- a CDS encoding DUF58 domain-containing protein, which yields MSGVSPDILRQVKRIELRTRGLVNARFVGEYHSVFKGQGMEFAEVREYQPGDEVRTIDWNVSARMRRLYVKRYVEERELTVLLIVDCSGSSRFGTGARDKQSLAAELAAVLALTATRNNDRVGLVLCSDRIEHVVPPRKGRRHALRLVRDVLAWPATSRATNLSVALDWAAQVLTHRAIVFVISDFVTPPIERQLKQLSQRHDLVAVVMDDPGERELPDLGVARLIDAETGRLLEIDTSNADVRERYAATLAAERTSRQSLLRRLAVDEVIVRTEAGYTEPLLRFFHTRETRLKRRRRR from the coding sequence GTGAGCGGGGTCTCCCCTGACATCCTCCGGCAGGTCAAGCGCATCGAGCTTCGCACCCGCGGGCTCGTCAACGCGCGCTTTGTCGGCGAGTACCACTCGGTGTTCAAGGGGCAAGGGATGGAGTTCGCGGAGGTGCGCGAATACCAGCCGGGCGACGAAGTGCGCACCATTGACTGGAACGTCAGTGCGCGCATGCGGCGGTTGTACGTCAAACGCTATGTCGAAGAGCGCGAACTCACCGTACTGCTGATTGTAGACTGCTCGGGGTCGAGTCGCTTTGGCACGGGCGCGCGCGATAAGCAGTCGCTCGCGGCCGAGCTCGCGGCGGTGCTCGCGCTCACGGCCACGCGCAACAATGACCGCGTCGGGCTCGTGTTGTGTTCCGATCGCATCGAGCATGTGGTGCCGCCGCGCAAAGGACGGCGCCACGCGCTCCGTTTGGTGCGCGACGTCCTCGCGTGGCCCGCGACCTCGCGCGCGACCAACCTTTCGGTGGCGCTCGACTGGGCGGCGCAGGTACTCACGCATCGCGCCATCGTGTTCGTGATCTCCGATTTCGTGACACCGCCCATCGAGCGGCAACTCAAGCAACTCTCCCAGCGGCACGATCTCGTGGCGGTGGTGATGGACGATCCCGGCGAGCGTGAACTGCCCGACCTCGGCGTGGCGCGCCTCATTGACGCCGAAACGGGGCGTCTGCTGGAGATCGACACAAGTAATGCAGACGTGCGCGAGCGTTATGCTGCCACGCTGGCCGCAGAACGCACCAGTCGCCAATCGTTGCTCCGCCGGCTCGCCGTGGATGAGGTGATCGTGCGCACGGAGGCCGGCTACACGGAACCGTTGCTGCGCTTCTTCCACACGCGCGAAACGCGACTCAAGCGGCGGCGTCGCCGGTGA
- a CDS encoding MoxR family ATPase — MIQQVLAQVARRVVGQEQMVERLLISLLTGGHVLLEGVPGLAKTLTVRTLAEAVSTTFSRIQFTPDLLPADVVGTQIYDQGTGKFSVKQGPIFANIVLADEINRAPAKVQAALLEAMQEHQVTIGGTTFVLEEPFLVLATQNPIEQEGTYPLPEAQVDRFMLKLRVDYPTRDEEKEIMRRMASGDTITVEHVATPAQILSARKHVAHLFLDERIVDYIVDLVAATRRPAEAGIADLTNLIEYGASPRATIALAQAARAHAFLRGRGFVSPDDVKAMAPDVLRHRVLLTYEAEAENVTSDQVVARVLDAVPSP; from the coding sequence ATGATTCAACAGGTACTCGCCCAAGTGGCGCGGCGTGTCGTCGGCCAGGAACAGATGGTCGAACGGCTCCTCATCTCGCTCCTCACGGGCGGGCATGTGTTGCTTGAGGGTGTGCCGGGGCTCGCCAAGACGCTCACGGTGCGCACGCTCGCTGAGGCAGTGAGTACGACGTTCAGCCGCATTCAGTTTACGCCGGACTTGCTCCCCGCCGACGTGGTGGGCACGCAGATTTACGATCAGGGCACCGGCAAGTTCTCGGTGAAGCAGGGGCCCATCTTTGCAAACATCGTGCTCGCCGACGAAATCAACCGCGCGCCGGCCAAAGTGCAGGCGGCGCTGCTGGAGGCGATGCAGGAGCATCAGGTGACCATCGGCGGCACCACCTTTGTGCTCGAGGAACCGTTTCTCGTGCTCGCCACGCAGAATCCGATCGAGCAAGAAGGCACCTATCCGTTGCCGGAAGCGCAGGTCGATCGGTTTATGCTCAAGCTGCGCGTGGATTATCCCACACGCGACGAAGAAAAAGAAATCATGCGTCGGATGGCGAGCGGCGACACGATCACCGTGGAGCACGTGGCCACGCCGGCGCAGATCTTGTCGGCGCGGAAGCATGTGGCGCACCTGTTTCTCGACGAGCGTATTGTGGACTACATCGTCGATCTCGTGGCGGCCACGCGCCGTCCGGCGGAAGCCGGCATCGCGGACCTCACCAATCTTATTGAGTATGGCGCGAGCCCGCGTGCGACGATTGCGCTGGCGCAGGCCGCACGCGCGCACGCGTTCTTGCGCGGTCGCGGGTTCGTCTCGCCCGACGACGTGAAGGCGATGGCGCCTGACGTGCTGCGGCACCGTGTGCTGCTCACGTACGAGGCGGAAGCGGAGAACGTCACGAGCGATCAGGTGGTCGCTCGGGTGCTCGACGCCGTACCGTCGCCGTGA
- a CDS encoding pseudouridine synthase has protein sequence MRIQRALARAGIASRRKAEELVAAGRVSVNGAIARTGQIVTPTKDTILVDGKKISAPPPVKWYLLYKPSGVLTTASDPEGRATVFDLVPETPGLTYVGRLDYMTEGLLLMTTDGDAAHALTHPSTGVERTYVATVRGNAPAAVTQARRGIALDDGVVEITSITATPAGNRTWSLEITLTEGRNREVRRLCEAVGLEVLRLIRVQFGPITLGKLEPGEVRALTSKERRLLEAMAQPVG, from the coding sequence ATGCGCATCCAGCGAGCCTTGGCGCGTGCGGGCATCGCGTCGCGTCGTAAAGCCGAAGAGCTCGTCGCCGCCGGCCGCGTGAGCGTCAATGGCGCCATCGCCCGCACCGGGCAGATCGTGACGCCCACCAAGGACACGATCCTGGTGGACGGCAAAAAGATCTCCGCGCCGCCGCCGGTCAAATGGTATCTGCTCTATAAGCCCTCCGGTGTGCTCACCACCGCGAGCGACCCCGAAGGGCGCGCCACGGTGTTTGATCTCGTGCCGGAGACGCCGGGGCTCACGTACGTGGGGCGGCTCGATTACATGACCGAAGGGCTGCTCCTGATGACCACGGACGGCGACGCCGCCCACGCCCTCACGCATCCGAGTACCGGCGTGGAGCGCACCTATGTGGCGACGGTGCGAGGCAACGCGCCGGCCGCCGTCACACAGGCGCGTCGCGGAATTGCCCTCGACGATGGGGTCGTGGAAATCACGAGCATCACGGCGACCCCGGCCGGCAATCGCACCTGGTCGCTGGAGATTACGCTCACCGAAGGGCGCAACCGCGAAGTCCGTCGCCTCTGCGAGGCGGTTGGCCTCGAAGTACTGCGCTTGATTCGCGTGCAGTTTGGCCCCATCACGCTCGGCAAGCTCGAACCGGGCGAGGTGCGCGCGCTCACGTCGAAAGAACGGCGCCTGCTCGAAGCCATGGCGCAACCCGTGGGGTAG
- the scpB gene encoding SMC-Scp complex subunit ScpB, with translation MNSLAKLLEAALFASPRPIPTEELATLDAEATPAAVQAALEELREHYDVDGHGVELVQQGAGWQVLTRPEYTEAIERAQMAVRPARLSGAALETLAIIAYRQPIGRAEIAEIRGVDVGAILKSLLERGLIEVSARGEGLGRPLLYGTTSLFLEQFALRHLEELPRVDELAIALRREPQAQPQ, from the coding sequence GTGAACTCGCTGGCGAAGCTGCTTGAGGCCGCGCTGTTCGCGAGTCCTCGGCCTATCCCAACCGAAGAACTTGCGACGCTCGACGCCGAGGCCACACCGGCCGCGGTGCAGGCCGCGCTCGAAGAATTGCGTGAGCACTACGACGTGGATGGTCACGGCGTGGAACTCGTGCAGCAGGGCGCCGGCTGGCAGGTGCTAACCCGTCCGGAATACACCGAGGCCATTGAACGCGCGCAGATGGCGGTGCGTCCGGCTCGACTCTCCGGCGCGGCGCTCGAAACGTTGGCGATCATCGCGTATCGGCAGCCGATTGGCCGCGCCGAAATCGCGGAGATTCGCGGCGTGGATGTGGGCGCCATTCTCAAGTCGTTGCTCGAGCGCGGGCTCATTGAAGTAAGCGCGCGCGGTGAAGGCTTGGGTCGCCCGTTGTTGTATGGCACGACCTCGCTCTTTTTGGAACAGTTCGCGCTGCGGCACCTCGAAGAACTGCCGCGCGTGGACGAACTCGCCATCGCGTTGCGCCGGGAGCCGCAAGCGCAACCGCAATGA
- a CDS encoding ScpA family protein, whose translation MTSPTATATADAGFMIELSDFNGPLDLLLSLIRDEKIDIYDIPIAHICRQFLDRIHALALNEAAEYLEMAARLLRIKAHMLLPRREGEDTWEDPRAELVRRLLEYQQMREVVDVLERLGEDRRNRFARAYFAELAPPPQAPLALSLAELLTATDRVLRAARKPTLHEVIPRALDVDGAMLTVRAVLQLRAIARWRDVVRDDAEPWEVLSGLLALLELAKRSELKLAQPKPFADVEIRRELAGEAA comes from the coding sequence GTGACCAGCCCAACTGCCACTGCCACCGCTGACGCGGGATTCATGATCGAGCTGTCCGACTTCAACGGACCGCTCGACTTGTTGCTCTCGCTCATCCGCGACGAAAAGATCGACATCTACGACATCCCGATCGCGCACATCTGTCGGCAGTTCCTCGACCGAATCCACGCGCTCGCGCTCAACGAGGCCGCCGAATATCTGGAAATGGCAGCGCGCCTCCTGCGCATCAAGGCGCACATGCTCCTCCCGCGCCGTGAAGGGGAAGACACGTGGGAAGACCCGCGCGCCGAACTGGTGCGACGCCTGCTGGAATACCAACAGATGCGCGAAGTGGTCGACGTGCTCGAACGGCTCGGCGAGGATCGCCGCAACCGTTTTGCCCGCGCCTACTTTGCCGAACTCGCGCCGCCGCCGCAGGCACCGCTGGCGCTCTCACTGGCGGAACTGCTCACGGCCACCGACCGCGTGCTTCGGGCCGCGCGCAAGCCAACGCTGCACGAAGTCATTCCGCGCGCGCTCGACGTGGACGGTGCCATGCTCACCGTTCGTGCCGTGCTCCAACTGCGGGCCATTGCCCGGTGGCGTGATGTCGTGCGCGACGATGCCGAACCGTGGGAAGTGCTCTCCGGCCTCCTGGCCCTGCTCGAACTTGCCAAGCGTAGCGAACTGAAGCTTGCGCAACCCAAACCGTTTGCTGACGTGGAGATTCGACGTGAACTCGCTGGCGAAGCTGCTTGA
- a CDS encoding site-2 protease family protein codes for MDKFQLFLLVAPVLLFSMVAHEYAHGYAALRQGDNTALMLGRLTWNPAKHIDPVMTLLLPIITYFTMGFAFGGAKPVPVNPRLYRNFRRGDIIVSLAGIVTNCLLAVVLAGLVWLLGLVGRALPVLNNTASLLQLAFMYGIMINLILASFNLMPIPPLDGSHVMKHLLPARLAWSDQRVSGYGFLLLFALLSFGRPVLDWWMTPVHWLNDAAIHTLSPYVLLSPWTS; via the coding sequence TTGGACAAGTTCCAGCTCTTTCTTCTCGTCGCCCCGGTCCTGCTGTTCTCGATGGTGGCGCACGAGTATGCGCATGGGTACGCCGCGCTCCGGCAGGGGGATAATACCGCCCTGATGCTCGGGCGGCTGACGTGGAACCCCGCCAAGCACATCGATCCGGTGATGACGCTGTTGTTGCCCATCATCACCTATTTCACCATGGGTTTCGCCTTTGGCGGGGCCAAACCGGTGCCCGTCAACCCGCGCCTGTATCGAAACTTCCGCCGAGGCGATATCATCGTGTCATTGGCGGGAATCGTCACCAACTGCCTGCTGGCGGTGGTGCTGGCGGGCTTAGTGTGGCTGTTGGGGCTCGTGGGGCGGGCGCTCCCGGTCCTCAATAATACGGCCTCGCTGTTACAACTGGCTTTTATGTACGGCATCATGATCAACCTGATATTGGCGTCGTTCAACTTGATGCCCATTCCGCCCCTCGACGGTTCGCACGTGATGAAGCATCTGTTGCCGGCTCGGTTGGCGTGGAGCGATCAGCGCGTGTCGGGCTATGGGTTCCTGCTCTTGTTTGCGCTGCTCTCGTTTGGTCGCCCGGTGCTCGACTGGTGGATGACGCCCGTCCACTGGCTCAACGATGCCGCCATTCACACGCTTTCGCCTTACGTGCTGCTTAGCCCCTGGACGTCGTGA
- the rpsT gene encoding 30S ribosomal protein S20, which translates to MPRIASAKKNMRKSRAAAVRNRAQRSTLRTALKTAKSSEATPEQLKTAASLLDRAARKGLIHKNAAARNKSRLAKKA; encoded by the coding sequence GTGCCGAGAATTGCGTCCGCGAAAAAAAATATGCGGAAGTCGCGCGCGGCCGCCGTGCGCAATCGCGCCCAGCGTTCCACGCTGCGCACCGCGCTGAAGACCGCCAAGTCGTCTGAGGCGACTCCCGAGCAGCTGAAGACCGCTGCCTCCCTGCTTGACCGCGCCGCCCGCAAAGGGCTGATCCACAAGAACGCTGCCGCGCGCAACAAGTCCAGGCTCGCGAAGAAGGCGTAG
- a CDS encoding alpha/beta hydrolase-fold protein, translated as MRFSTSIAALALGAGAAGAQSPRFSVTVPASVHAGALTGRLVIAIAKTAQPEPRLALSLRGPLVVAVDLEQVAAGVATGVDAKAVGYPGGLATLPPGDYFAQAVVNVYEQVHRSDGKNIWLHMNDGTIEFFSAAEGNLYSDVVPMHVGYGGVIRLDVSHVIPAAPKLVDTDWVKHVTFQSPMLTKFWGRPIFLHASVLLPKGYAEHPNVRYPSVYALGHGTTPFSFSTRPPTPPAGAAAGPGPAGGINPNTGLEGGYATYTAWNGDAFPRVIAITLQQQTPYFPDSYSVNSANNGPYGDAVTQEMIPFLEEKFRILREPWARHLEGASTSGWQTLALMLQHPDMFGGAWVLQPDPIDFTRYGMVNAYADSNAFSVPLGPFLSTERYFQRTGDGQGLYSTRQLSLFEDVLGSHGRAAFQLEAWEAVYGPVGEDGYPKPLWNKQTGIIDHSVATYMRDHGFDLRAYAEANWPALGPKVQGKLHFFAGDMDDYWLNLAVYKFEEFAKRTTNPVSDAEFTYGRPMKGHSWHAWTWAQYVRLVGEALKAHMPTGEESRRWIY; from the coding sequence GTGAGGTTCAGCACAAGCATCGCCGCACTCGCCCTCGGGGCGGGTGCGGCGGGTGCGCAGTCGCCGCGTTTCTCGGTGACGGTACCGGCCTCGGTGCACGCCGGCGCGCTCACCGGTCGCCTCGTGATTGCGATCGCCAAGACAGCACAACCCGAACCGCGGCTCGCGCTTTCACTGCGCGGGCCGCTCGTTGTTGCGGTGGACCTCGAACAGGTCGCGGCGGGGGTGGCGACCGGTGTAGACGCGAAAGCCGTCGGATATCCTGGCGGCCTCGCCACGCTTCCGCCCGGCGACTATTTCGCGCAGGCAGTCGTCAACGTGTACGAGCAGGTGCACCGAAGCGACGGCAAGAATATCTGGCTGCACATGAACGATGGAACGATTGAGTTCTTTAGTGCGGCAGAGGGCAATCTGTATAGCGACGTCGTGCCGATGCACGTCGGCTATGGCGGCGTCATTCGCCTCGACGTCTCACACGTAATTCCGGCGGCGCCAAAGTTGGTGGACACCGACTGGGTGAAGCACGTCACCTTCCAGAGCCCGATGCTCACGAAGTTCTGGGGGCGCCCAATCTTTCTTCACGCCTCGGTACTGCTCCCCAAAGGGTACGCCGAACATCCCAACGTCCGGTATCCGAGTGTGTACGCGCTGGGGCATGGCACCACGCCCTTCTCATTCTCCACGCGTCCGCCGACCCCTCCAGCGGGCGCAGCTGCAGGCCCCGGCCCCGCTGGCGGCATCAATCCAAATACAGGGCTCGAAGGCGGCTACGCGACATACACCGCGTGGAATGGTGACGCCTTTCCGAGAGTGATTGCCATCACCCTTCAGCAGCAAACGCCGTACTTCCCCGATTCATATTCGGTGAACTCCGCCAACAACGGCCCGTACGGCGATGCGGTCACACAAGAGATGATTCCGTTTCTCGAGGAGAAATTCCGCATTCTTCGCGAACCGTGGGCGCGTCATCTCGAGGGTGCCTCCACGAGTGGCTGGCAGACGTTGGCGTTAATGCTCCAACACCCCGACATGTTCGGCGGGGCGTGGGTGCTCCAGCCCGATCCCATTGATTTCACGCGCTATGGCATGGTGAATGCCTATGCCGACTCCAACGCGTTCTCGGTACCGCTCGGTCCCTTCCTCTCCACCGAACGCTATTTCCAGCGAACGGGCGACGGCCAAGGGCTCTACAGCACGCGGCAGCTCAGTTTGTTCGAAGACGTCCTTGGCAGTCACGGGCGTGCCGCCTTTCAGCTCGAAGCGTGGGAGGCCGTGTACGGTCCGGTGGGGGAGGACGGCTATCCCAAGCCGCTCTGGAATAAGCAGACGGGCATTATTGACCACAGCGTCGCGACATACATGCGCGATCACGGGTTCGACCTGCGCGCCTACGCCGAGGCCAACTGGCCAGCGCTCGGACCAAAGGTGCAGGGGAAACTGCACTTCTTTGCCGGCGATATGGACGATTACTGGCTTAATCTGGCCGTTTACAAATTCGAAGAATTCGCCAAGCGAACGACCAATCCTGTGTCCGATGCGGAGTTCACCTATGGGCGCCCTATGAAAGGGCACTCGTGGCACGCGTGGACCTGGGCGCAGTATGTCCGGCTGGTTGGCGAAGCGTTGAAGGCCCACATGCCAACGGGCGAGGAATCGCGCCGCTGGATCTACTGA